From a single Terriglobia bacterium genomic region:
- a CDS encoding sensor domain-containing diguanylate cyclase, giving the protein MTEDAGPERRSKRQLQEVAIFNDVAKALTSSLNLDSILQTIMDKMAEFFRPDTWSLLMVDEQKDELYFAIAVGDAAETLKTVRMRMGEGIAGWVARYGESLIVPDVYNDPRFAKRVDEMTKWKTRSIICVPLQSKHRVLGVIQLINCAMESFGEQEMFFLHALCDYAAIAIDNARAVEKIQELTITDDCTGLYNARHLYKTLESEVYRSARFGYEFSVIFLDLDHFKHVNDTYGHLVGSKLLQEIGFKIKSQLRLIDYAFRYGGDEFVILLPQTDKQSALVVAKRIQDMMRKTVFLAEDALNLQIRCSMGLATYPEDAKSSHEIIRQADEMMYMVKNSSRDNIAVAQQGILK; this is encoded by the coding sequence ATGACCGAGGATGCAGGACCTGAACGTAGAAGCAAGCGGCAACTGCAGGAAGTCGCCATCTTCAATGATGTTGCGAAGGCCCTAACCTCGTCTCTTAATCTGGATTCGATCCTCCAGACCATCATGGACAAGATGGCGGAGTTCTTCCGCCCGGACACCTGGTCCCTGCTCATGGTGGACGAACAAAAGGACGAACTGTACTTCGCCATCGCCGTGGGCGACGCCGCGGAAACTCTTAAGACCGTGCGCATGCGCATGGGTGAAGGCATTGCCGGCTGGGTGGCCCGCTACGGAGAGTCGCTGATCGTCCCTGACGTTTACAACGATCCCCGCTTTGCCAAACGCGTGGACGAAATGACCAAGTGGAAGACCCGGTCCATCATCTGCGTGCCGTTGCAGTCCAAGCACCGCGTGCTGGGCGTGATCCAGCTCATCAACTGCGCCATGGAAAGCTTTGGCGAGCAGGAAATGTTCTTCCTGCACGCTCTCTGCGACTACGCCGCCATCGCCATTGATAACGCGCGCGCCGTGGAAAAGATCCAGGAACTCACCATCACCGACGATTGCACCGGCCTCTACAACGCGCGTCATCTTTATAAGACGCTGGAGTCGGAAGTTTACCGCTCGGCGCGCTTCGGCTACGAGTTCAGCGTGATCTTCCTCGACCTGGACCACTTCAAGCACGTCAACGACACTTACGGTCACCTGGTGGGCAGCAAGCTACTCCAGGAAATCGGTTTCAAGATCAAATCGCAACTCCGCCTGATTGACTACGCCTTCCGCTACGGTGGCGACGAATTCGTCATCCTGCTTCCGCAAACGGACAAGCAGTCCGCCCTGGTGGTGGCCAAACGCATCCAGGACATGATGCGCAAGACCGTCTTCCTGGCAGAAGACGCCCTCAATTTGCAGATCCGCTGCAGCATGGGATTGGCGACCTATCCCGAAGATGCCAAGAGTTCGCACGAGATCATCCGCCAGGCCGACGAGATGATGTACATGGTGAAGAACTCCAGCCGCGACAACATCGCGGTGGCCCAGCAGGGAATACTGAAGTAA
- a CDS encoding DUF4115 domain-containing protein, giving the protein MGSFGDRLRREREMRGITLDEIAESTKISRKNLESLEKEDFDSLPGGIFNKGFVRAYARYLGIDEEQAVADYAANSHEAPPPEDQFPLEIHEQPDRKLNPRVPRWPLIGAVAAIIVIGIGYTLWAKKSHQRETTGTVSAAEPASATTGGPSKGGSSKGSYKAPSTTSQPSEPAALSSASAAPVADNVPVPTPAPVKQNPVREMAAAVVPAKTAEPSASPAARVKPQPPERTFFIVIKAKEDAWISVVADGRQVAHGTLRADKQKFVKAGRKIIVTTGNAGGLELSYNGKPLGVIGNESEARTLTFTPTGLAE; this is encoded by the coding sequence ATGGGTTCATTTGGAGACCGGCTGCGTCGTGAGCGGGAGATGCGAGGCATCACCCTGGACGAGATTGCCGAATCCACAAAAATCTCCCGCAAGAACCTGGAATCCCTGGAAAAAGAGGATTTTGACTCCCTGCCCGGTGGCATTTTTAATAAAGGCTTTGTGCGCGCCTATGCGCGTTACCTGGGAATTGACGAAGAACAGGCAGTCGCCGACTACGCCGCCAACAGCCACGAAGCGCCTCCGCCGGAAGACCAGTTTCCGTTGGAAATCCACGAACAGCCCGACCGCAAGCTCAATCCTCGGGTTCCCCGCTGGCCTCTGATCGGAGCTGTGGCCGCGATCATTGTGATCGGCATTGGCTATACGCTTTGGGCCAAGAAGAGCCACCAGCGAGAGACTACGGGCACGGTCAGCGCAGCGGAACCAGCAAGCGCGACTACCGGCGGACCGTCCAAAGGCGGATCGTCCAAAGGAAGTTACAAGGCGCCATCCACCACGTCGCAGCCCAGCGAGCCGGCTGCTTTGTCATCGGCTAGTGCGGCTCCTGTTGCAGACAATGTGCCCGTGCCTACGCCCGCTCCGGTGAAGCAGAATCCGGTTCGGGAAATGGCTGCAGCCGTGGTCCCGGCCAAGACAGCGGAACCGTCTGCCAGCCCGGCTGCACGGGTCAAGCCGCAGCCGCCAGAGCGAACCTTTTTCATTGTCATCAAGGCCAAGGAAGACGCCTGGATTTCCGTGGTCGCTGACGGACGCCAGGTGGCCCACGGCACGCTGCGGGCTGACAAACAGAAATTTGTGAAAGCCGGGCGGAAGATCATCGTCACCACGGGGAACGCCGGCGGGTTGGAACTCAGCTACAACGGGAAGCCGCTGGGGGTGATCGGCAATGAAAGTGAAGCCCGTACGCTTACCTTTACTCCTACGGGCCTGGCCGAATAG
- the metK gene encoding methionine adenosyltransferase: protein MASRERFLFTSESVTEGHPDKIADQISDAILDACLTEDPHSRVACETLTATGLVVIAGEITTNTYVDFQKIVRGVVQSIGYDNALYGFDSNTCAVISSINKQSGDIAMGVDTGGAGDQGMMFGYATNENEDYMPTPIDLAHKLTMRLSEVRKNGMLPYLRPDGKSQVTVEYDSNHKPRRVDAVVISTQHADSIDNETLRADIMKHVIQAAIPAKFLDADTKYHINPTGRFVIGGPMGDTGLTGRKIIVDTYGGMGRHGGGAFSGKDPTKVDRSACYMARYIAKNIVAAGLADRCEVQLAYAIGVAEPVSVLVDTFGTGKLAEDTLEQLVRDNFHLTPKGIIESLKLRRPIYKKTAAYGHFGRKDPDFTWEATDKAAKLKEQAQGASKVGVAK, encoded by the coding sequence GTGGCTTCACGGGAACGTTTTTTGTTTACATCGGAGTCGGTCACAGAAGGCCATCCGGACAAGATTGCAGACCAGATTTCTGACGCTATTCTGGACGCGTGTCTGACGGAAGATCCGCATAGCCGCGTGGCCTGCGAAACCCTCACCGCCACCGGGCTGGTGGTGATCGCCGGCGAAATTACCACCAACACGTATGTTGATTTCCAGAAGATCGTCCGCGGCGTGGTCCAGTCCATTGGCTATGACAACGCGCTGTACGGATTTGATTCCAACACCTGCGCGGTGATCTCCAGCATCAACAAGCAATCCGGCGACATCGCCATGGGCGTGGACACCGGCGGCGCCGGCGACCAGGGCATGATGTTCGGCTATGCCACCAACGAGAACGAAGACTACATGCCTACGCCCATTGATCTGGCCCACAAGCTGACGATGCGGCTCTCAGAAGTCCGCAAGAACGGCATGCTCCCGTACCTGCGGCCGGACGGCAAATCGCAAGTCACCGTGGAATACGATTCCAACCACAAACCCAGACGCGTGGACGCCGTCGTGATCTCCACCCAGCACGCTGACTCCATTGACAACGAGACGCTGCGCGCAGACATCATGAAGCACGTGATCCAGGCTGCGATTCCCGCCAAGTTCCTGGATGCTGACACCAAATATCACATCAATCCCACCGGCCGGTTCGTCATCGGCGGTCCCATGGGCGATACCGGCTTGACCGGACGCAAGATCATTGTGGACACCTACGGCGGCATGGGACGTCACGGCGGCGGCGCGTTCAGCGGCAAAGATCCGACCAAGGTGGACCGTTCGGCGTGCTACATGGCCCGCTACATCGCCAAAAACATTGTGGCCGCGGGTCTGGCGGACCGCTGCGAAGTCCAGTTGGCGTACGCCATCGGCGTGGCCGAGCCGGTCAGCGTCCTGGTGGATACCTTCGGCACGGGCAAGCTGGCGGAGGACACGCTGGAGCAGCTGGTGCGCGACAACTTCCACCTGACGCCCAAAGGCATTATCGAATCGCTGAAGCTGCGGCGTCCTATATATAAGAAGACCGCGGCCTACGGACACTTTGGCCGCAAGGACCCCGACTTTACCTGGGAAGCCACCGACAAAGCCGCCAAGCTGAAAGAGCAGGCGCAGGGCGCTTCCAAGGTGGGCGTGGCAAAGTAA
- the ahcY gene encoding adenosylhomocysteinase yields MSTTVATPHSYDVKNLELADLGKRRIEWANQSMPVLQIIRKEFIKNQPLKGIRVSACLHVTTETANLAITLRDGGADMVLCASNPLSTQDDVAASLVRDFNISCHAIKGEDNESYYKHILSALDHKPHLTMDDGADLVTVALTKRTDVVDGIIAGTEETTTGVIRLRAMAKEGALRYPIIAVNDALTKHMFDNRYGTGQSTMDGVIRCTNALIAGSKFVVAGFGWCGRGLASRARGMGADVIVTEIDPTKAIEAVMEGYRVMSMAEAAKVGDIFVTVTGNKNVLRGEHFDLMKNGAVVANSGHFNVEIDIPTLEKMASSKRPTRDFVDEYAMKDGRKIYLLGEGRLINLAAAEGHPASVMDMSFANQALCCEYLVKNYKTLEKKVYPVPEDLDKRVARLKLESMGVKIDRLTPEQEEYLASWSEGT; encoded by the coding sequence ATGTCAACAACTGTTGCTACGCCGCATTCGTATGACGTCAAGAACCTTGAACTGGCCGATCTGGGCAAGCGCCGCATTGAGTGGGCCAACCAGTCCATGCCGGTGCTGCAGATCATCCGCAAGGAATTCATCAAGAACCAGCCGCTGAAGGGCATACGCGTCTCGGCGTGCCTGCACGTGACCACGGAGACCGCCAACCTGGCCATCACCCTGCGTGATGGCGGCGCGGACATGGTGCTGTGCGCGTCCAACCCGCTTTCCACGCAGGACGACGTGGCCGCGTCCCTGGTGCGCGATTTCAATATCTCCTGCCACGCCATCAAAGGCGAGGACAACGAGAGCTACTACAAGCACATTCTTTCAGCGCTGGACCACAAGCCGCATCTCACCATGGATGACGGCGCTGACCTGGTGACCGTGGCGCTGACCAAGCGGACTGACGTGGTGGACGGCATCATCGCCGGGACGGAAGAAACCACCACCGGCGTGATCCGCCTGCGGGCCATGGCCAAGGAAGGCGCGTTGCGCTATCCCATCATCGCCGTGAATGACGCGCTGACCAAGCACATGTTTGACAACCGCTACGGAACCGGCCAGTCCACCATGGACGGGGTGATCCGCTGCACCAACGCGCTCATCGCCGGCAGCAAGTTTGTGGTGGCCGGCTTCGGCTGGTGCGGACGCGGCCTGGCCTCACGCGCGCGCGGCATGGGGGCGGACGTGATCGTCACTGAGATTGACCCCACGAAGGCCATTGAAGCCGTGATGGAAGGCTATCGCGTGATGTCCATGGCGGAAGCCGCCAAGGTCGGCGACATCTTTGTCACCGTCACCGGCAACAAGAACGTGCTGCGCGGCGAACACTTTGATCTCATGAAAAACGGCGCGGTGGTCGCCAACTCCGGCCACTTCAACGTGGAGATTGATATTCCGACGCTGGAGAAGATGGCGTCGTCCAAGCGCCCGACGCGCGACTTTGTGGACGAGTACGCGATGAAAGACGGCCGCAAGATCTACCTGCTGGGAGAAGGCCGCTTGATCAACCTGGCCGCCGCCGAAGGCCATCCGGCGTCGGTGATGGACATGAGCTTCGCCAACCAGGCGCTCTGCTGCGAGTATCTGGTGAAGAACTACAAGACGCTGGAGAAGAAAGTCTATCCTGTCCCTGAAGACCTGGATAAGCGAGTGGCCCGGCTGAAGCTGGAGTCCATGGGCGTGAAGATTGACCGGCTCACGCCAGAGCAGGAAGAGTATCTGGCATCGTGGTCCGAAGGCACCTAA
- a CDS encoding VWA domain-containing protein — protein MMLARAILSTALLCVPGGIAQAQGPPQSPQQQPQPQQPVFRAQTNLVLVPALVKNQNDEIVYGLQAKDFIIEDDGVEQTVNMDEAADVVPVSLVVAIQLGRSAKAELRRIRALGTMLGPILSQGRNRAAIVTFDSEVVLARGFTTDGELVASDLQKLRAGNKGAAILNAVRYSVSLLKNEPKERQRVLLLISETRDHSKIANLDDAVQAIGDSNTVVYSLAFAPWLSSTLDALRGNYDDSDVAGTAGGVRRGPLLAMAAQTIRTNTPKTIAAMTGGEYELFKSERGFEARMTDFTNHLHNRYLLSFQPKSPHPGLHEVRVRLRSGNDIVILARTRYWATARESAPE, from the coding sequence ATGATGCTGGCCAGAGCCATCTTGTCCACCGCGCTGCTTTGCGTGCCCGGGGGAATCGCCCAAGCGCAGGGCCCGCCGCAGTCGCCACAGCAGCAGCCGCAGCCACAGCAGCCTGTCTTTCGCGCGCAAACCAACCTTGTTCTGGTGCCGGCGCTGGTGAAAAATCAGAATGACGAGATCGTCTATGGGCTGCAAGCCAAAGACTTCATCATTGAAGACGACGGCGTGGAACAGACAGTCAACATGGACGAAGCCGCTGACGTTGTGCCGGTCTCACTGGTGGTCGCGATCCAACTAGGCCGCTCCGCCAAAGCCGAACTTCGCCGCATTCGCGCCCTGGGTACTATGCTCGGTCCCATCCTGAGCCAGGGGCGCAACCGGGCGGCCATCGTCACTTTTGACAGCGAGGTGGTGCTCGCGCGCGGTTTTACCACGGATGGCGAACTTGTCGCCTCCGACCTGCAGAAACTCCGGGCCGGCAACAAAGGCGCCGCCATTCTTAACGCTGTCCGCTATTCCGTGAGCTTGTTGAAGAATGAACCGAAGGAACGCCAACGCGTCCTGCTGCTCATCAGTGAGACCCGCGACCACAGCAAGATAGCCAACTTGGATGACGCGGTGCAGGCCATCGGCGATAGCAACACCGTGGTCTACTCACTGGCCTTTGCTCCCTGGCTCTCCAGCACGCTCGATGCTCTGCGCGGCAACTACGACGACAGCGACGTGGCTGGCACGGCGGGGGGAGTCCGGCGGGGCCCGCTGCTCGCGATGGCTGCCCAGACCATCCGCACGAACACGCCCAAAACCATTGCTGCCATGACCGGCGGAGAATATGAATTGTTCAAGTCAGAGAGAGGCTTTGAAGCGCGCATGACCGACTTTACCAACCATCTGCACAACCGCTACCTCTTGAGCTTCCAGCCTAAGTCGCCGCATCCAGGCTTGCATGAGGTCCGTGTGCGCCTGCGGTCAGGGAACGACATTGTCATTCTGGCCCGCACCAGGTATTGGGCCACTGCACGGGAGAGCGCGCCGGAATAG
- a CDS encoding beta-ketoacyl-[acyl-carrier-protein] synthase family protein, whose amino-acid sequence MLKRAVITGMGVVSPNGIGKQAFCQAILAGKSGVKKITRFDASDLPVRIAGEVQDFNELDWLDAKEMKHVSRSVPLAIAASTEALSDAGIDPAKLSLDEKREIGVALGTGGGANDFTDHQYHLYYQGKIKQVSIFTIPSGTMGTMSSEVSMRFGFRGLSHVVTSGCTSSTDAIAYATRQIQLGTQPVMLVGGVDSPLAWGIVKAFTLMRIMTEKWNDEPERGSRPFNADRDGFVLAEGSWMFVLEDYDHARARGAHIYAEIAGYGSTCEAFHRVRLVEGGEEPARAIGLAMKEAGVGPAQIQYVNLHGTSTQLNDRIETAALKLALGDHAYKVPMSALKSQIGHPQGACGAAGIAATLVAMKHKLFPPTINLEKPDPECDLDYIPEAGRTAEIEHAVCNCIAFGSKNSALVLRRME is encoded by the coding sequence ATGCTGAAACGGGCGGTCATTACAGGAATGGGCGTGGTCAGCCCGAATGGAATCGGTAAACAAGCCTTCTGCCAGGCAATTCTGGCGGGCAAGAGCGGAGTCAAGAAGATTACCCGCTTTGACGCCTCTGATCTACCGGTGCGGATTGCCGGAGAAGTGCAGGACTTCAACGAACTGGATTGGCTGGACGCCAAGGAGATGAAGCACGTTTCCCGCAGCGTCCCGCTGGCAATCGCGGCGTCCACGGAAGCACTGAGCGATGCCGGCATTGATCCCGCCAAGCTCTCGCTGGATGAAAAGCGCGAGATCGGCGTAGCGCTGGGCACCGGCGGCGGCGCCAACGACTTTACCGACCACCAATATCATCTTTATTACCAGGGCAAAATCAAGCAGGTAAGCATCTTCACCATTCCCAGCGGGACCATGGGCACCATGTCCAGCGAGGTCAGCATGCGCTTCGGCTTCCGCGGGCTGAGCCACGTGGTCACCAGCGGCTGTACTTCGTCCACTGACGCCATCGCCTACGCCACGCGCCAGATCCAACTGGGTACGCAGCCGGTGATGCTGGTGGGCGGCGTGGATTCGCCGCTGGCCTGGGGCATCGTGAAGGCCTTCACCCTGATGCGCATCATGACCGAGAAATGGAATGACGAACCCGAGCGCGGTTCGCGGCCGTTCAATGCTGATCGCGACGGCTTTGTGCTGGCGGAAGGCTCGTGGATGTTTGTGCTGGAAGATTACGACCACGCCCGCGCCCGCGGCGCGCATATCTACGCCGAGATTGCCGGCTACGGGTCAACCTGTGAAGCGTTCCATCGCGTGCGGCTGGTGGAAGGCGGAGAAGAGCCGGCCCGCGCCATCGGCCTGGCCATGAAGGAGGCCGGCGTGGGTCCGGCGCAGATACAGTACGTAAACTTGCACGGCACCTCGACCCAGCTCAACGACCGCATTGAAACCGCCGCGCTCAAGCTGGCGCTGGGCGACCACGCTTACAAAGTGCCAATGTCCGCGCTGAAATCGCAGATCGGCCACCCGCAAGGCGCTTGCGGAGCCGCCGGCATCGCCGCGACCCTGGTGGCGATGAAACACAAGCTGTTTCCGCCTACCATCAACCTGGAAAAGCCCGATCCCGAATGCGACCTGGATTACATTCCCGAGGCCGGCCGCACAGCGGAGATCGAACACGCGGTGTGCAACTGCATTGCGTTTGGGTCGAAGAACTCGGCGCTGGTGCTGCGACGGATGGAGTAA